Genomic window (Cellulosilyticum lentocellum DSM 5427):
ACGAGGGGATATACTCTAGTTCCTATTATTGATTCACTTTATGAATGGGGTAAAACTAATATGGATTATTACATAGAAAGATTATTAATTGATCAGGAACAAGAAGAGGAATTGGATGAATAAAGTCCAATTCCTCTTCTTAGTTTTGCTAAATGAATATATTTTTAAAGGATATTTTTTAAAACAATAGTCTTGATTTGTGTCATTTCTTCTAAAGTACAAGCGATTCCTTCATTACCGATACCGCTCATTTTATAGCCTCCAAAAGGCATTTCGCAAGATCTAAAGAAGCTACATCCATTAATAACTACGCCACCTGCCTGAAGTTGGCTAGCTACCTTTAAAGCAAGTTGCATATCTTGAGTAAATACATTACTAGATAAACCAAAACTAGATTGGTTGGCAATAGCAATAGCTTCTTCAGGTGTATTAAAGCCTATAATAGGAATAACAGGTCCGAAGATTTCTAAGTCCTTTGCAACCTCCATATTGGCTGTTACATTTGTTAGTACAGTAGGAGGATAAAAGGCGCCTGAACGTTCACCACCATAAAGAAGGCTGGCACCTTCATAAATAGTAAGATTAACTTGAGTTTCTACATTTTTAGCAGCTTCCTCACTAATTAAACAACCTACATTTGTTTCAGGGTCAGCAGGATCACCAACCTTGAGGGTTTTAAGACGTGCTATGAGTTTGTCTGTATACTCTTGTTTGCGACTTTCGTGAATTAAAAAACGTTTACTAGCACAGCATACCTGACCGGTATTATAGGTTCTACCAAAAATAGTTTCTTCTACGGCTAAGTCTACATTGCCATCTTCTAAGAGGATAAAAGCGTCATTGCCACCTAGTTCTAATGCAACTGGTGTAAGGTTTTTAGCAGCGGTCCCAGCAGTTTCAATACCTACCTTTGTGCTACCTGTTAAGCTAATGAGATGAATACCTGGATTTTTAACAAGCCATCTAGGCACATCGGCTGGGTCACCTGTTAATACTTGAATGGCACCATCTGGTACCCCTGCTGCTACAAGAAGTTCACAAAGTTTCATAAGTGTAAGAGGGTTGTGAGTAGAAGGCTTAACAATGGCAGCATTACCTGCAATAAGCGCAGGCGCAATCTTTTGTCCAAATAAATCTACAGGGAAGTTAAATGGAATGATACAAGCAACGGTTCCTACAGGTTCTCTAGTAATAATTTGAAGTGTATGCTCTGTTCCAGGTTCTATACCTGCTGGAATCGTTGTGTCATAAAGGTGTTTCGCTTTTTCAATGAAGCCACCAAATAGGGAAGGAATATTCCCAATTTCAGCAATAGCTTCTGTAATAGGTTTGCCTGTTTCTTGTGAAAGAAGAGAAGCAAGACTATATTTCATTTCAGGCTCTTGAGTCAGATTAATAAATTTGGAAAGAATAGTGCCTCTCTTATAAAGCGGATAAGAGGCCCAAATCTTTTGACCTTTTGCAGCACACGCTACAGCTAGTTCTACATCATTTTCTGTAGCTGCAGGGATGGTGCTAACCAGCTTCCCATTAGCAGGATTAATAACATTTAAGGTTGCTCTATTAGAAGCATCTACTTGTTTACCATCTATGATCATTTTCATCTATAATCACTCTCCTTATGAATAAAGTGGATATCTATTATTTCTCAAAGGCACTAAAGGATAGCATTAAACCACCACAGGTGTTATTACCATCATCTTCAAAGCCATATTCACCGAATGTAAAGACGCCAAGAAAAGGAACATCACCAGCAGCTTTTTTGAGATTTTCTGCCACTTCATCAATACGGTCGCCTATACCAGCACGGCGGCCACCACAATGTACAATATGATAAGCGCCAATTTCTTTATCAAGTTTTGATTTCAGTTTTTCTAAGGTTGTATAGGGTGAATCAATGAGATCATCTACTGTGGCTTCCATCATGATAACAGCTGTATTTTCAGCTACGTTATTGCCAATGGACATGGAATAATCTGGATTACCACTCATAGGATGTCTAATAGCTACTAAATCACCTAAACGGTCTTTAACACCTAGTGGTGCAGTGATAGTTGCTGCTAGTAAGTTGGCGCCTAATAAACTATCAGCCTCAGTACCTGTCCAATCTGCATAAACTTTGACAGCAGGCTTACCGTCTATTTCAATTAAACCACGTTTGCCATCGACTTTAGTAATAACTCCTACATGATTACTTTCTTTATAAGCACCTGTAAATTCATTGGCGAAAGCTTTATCTGTATAAAAGAAAGCAACTGCCACACCATCAGCAAAAGCACCTTCGTGAGTAAAAAGTGACCACTCTCCAGAAATGCTATTATCAGCGGCACTACCACCAAAGAAAGGTACACGACCAATAATATCTTGGATTCCTTTTAGATAGCTTTCTTCTTCCCCAGGAGAAGCAACCATATAAAAGTATTTAGGGGCATCAGAGCGGTTCGCATGCTTAAGTGCTTTTTTTGCAACTTCACGGCCAATCAGGCGGGCATCACCTGTCTTAGGTAAACCTGCAATACCGACACTGAGAGCATCATCTGCTAAAGCCATCATTCCTATAAAGCCATCATCCCCACTTATGTAGCCGTCTGGTGTAAGGACACCAGTAAAAGAAGTACAGCCAATAATAGGAACATCGGGTAGTAAGTCAGAAGTTGCTTTTAGAAGTTCTTGCTGGTCATAAACAACGCTGCTGTACATAAACACGAGTTTGGGATTAGTGAGTCCTTCGGAAGCCATAAGTAAAGCTTCTTTGCTTGAAGTGTAGGCGTTTGAGTTTGTAGAATAACCGACTTTTGATTTAAGCATAATAAATACCCCCTCTTTTTTACTAACCAATAGCAATTGATAAAACTGACTATTAATTAGTTATTTATATTTATAATTTTATGATAATTGTATAGTGAAAAAATGTAAAGTACGCATTTGATTGTGATATAGTCACATAAATGTGACTAATGGATAAATAGAGTATAAGAAATATAATTTTTTGGTTGAAATAGGGACAATAGCATAGTATAATAAATACAAATAAATAAGGGGAATGAAGTACTCCCTAAGTTTGATACTTAAACCGCTTATAAAGCTGATGACTTCTGTGAAACATATAATCACAGGAGAATCAGCTTTTTTTGCATGTAGAATTGGAGGAGAAGTAAATGCTTACAAGTTTAGCACTTATTTTTTTAATGGGCTTATTACTAGGTTCTATTTTCAACAAGCTAAAATTACCCAATCTATTGGGGATGATTATAACAGGGATGATTTTAGGCCCTTATGCAATAGGTGCATTAGATGCATCTATTTTAAGAATTTCCCCGGATTTAAGACAATTAGCATTGGTTATTATTTTAACAAGGGCAGGACTGTCTTTAGAGCTAGAAGATTTGAAAAAAGTAGGAAGACCTGCTGTTTTAATGTGCTTTATACCGGCTTGTTTTGAAATAATGGGTGTTATTCTTTTGGCACCTCAATTACTGGGAATTAGTATATTAGAAGCAGCTATTATGGGAACTGTTATTGCCGCAGTCTCACCAGCTGTTATTGTACCTCGAATGCTACACTTGATGGAAGAAGGTTATGGCGTAAAAAAGAGTGTACCGCAGCTAATTTTAGCAGGTGCTTCAGTAGATGATGTATTTGTCATTGTGCTATTTACAGCATTTACAGCTCTAGCTTCGGGAGGAGAAGTTTCAATAGGAAGCTTTGTGCAGATACCTATTGCTATTGTTGTAGGAATAGCAATAGGTATAGGTGTGGGTATCCTTTTAGTAATTTTTTTCAAAAAGTGGCATTTGAGAGATTCAATGAAAATACTGATTATCTTGAGTATTTCATTTTTGCTAATAGAGATGGAACATCGTTTAGTAGATATTGTGCCGATGTCAGGCTTATTAGCAATTATGACTTTAGGTATTATATTGAATCGGCAATATGGTGCTTTAGCCAAACGTTTAGCTATCAAATATAATAAACTCTGGGTAGCAGCAGAGGTCATTTTATTTGTACTAGTAGGTGCTACAGTAGACTTAAACTACGCTATAAAGGCAGGAATTGTAGCCGTTATGGTGGTACTCGGGGCTTTAATTATTCGTATGTTGGGTGTTTTTATAAGTTTATTAGGAACAACGCTTACGGCAAATGAAAAGTTATTTTGCATGTTAGCTTATACCCCAAAAGCAACTGTACAAGCTGCTATAGGAGGGATTCCTTTAACAATGGGGCTACCATGTGGAGAGTTGGTTTTAACAGTAGCCGTGTTAGCTATACTTATAACAGCACCTTTTGGTGCTATAGGAGTAGATAATACTTATAGAAAACTACTGGAGAAATTGTAAAACATGAAGAAAATAGAGGGCTATATTATGGTCCTAATTGTTCTCTAACCATTTCCATCAGTTTTAGAGTTGCAGGGGAAATAAATTTACTTTTATTATAAATTAAATTATAAGGATAAACCCATTGCATATCTTTAACTTTTAATTGCGTGAGTAGCCCACGTTCAAGTTCTATGGCAACAGCTGAATAAGGAATAAAAGCAAGGCCTAAATCAGCAGCAACCGCTTGTTTAATGGCATCAATACTACCTAGAGTCATAGCAATATTTTCCTCTAATTGAAGCTGGTTAATTGCTTTTTTATAAGCAAGATAAAGTTGGGAGTTATTATGATGCACAATAAAAGTGATAGCCTCTAAATCCTCTGGCAATAATTCGTGAGGGCGAACATAAGCGCTATTAGGAGATGCTACAAGGACTAAAGGGTCTTCTTTTAAAGGAATAACTTGTGTTTGGGTGGTATAAGCAACATCACCACCATTAATAGCAAAGTCTAAAACATCATTGTAAATAAGATTGGCGATTTCATAAGTATTACCAATGTGAAGTTCAATATTGACTTGAGGATAAAGCTGCTTAAAAGAGCCGATAATGCGAGGGAGAAGATAGCTACCTGCAGTATTACTTCCCCCAATAGTGATTTGACCACTAATTGTGAGTTTACGATCAGTAAGTTGATTAGAGGCTTCTTGAACAAGCTGAAAGATTTGTTTTGTATAATTAAAAAGAATTTCTCCATTTTCATTTAAAATAAGACGAGTCCCTATTTTGTTAAATAGCTTAAGTCCTAAGCCATCCTCTAATTTTTTTATTTGAATGGATAAAGCGGGTTGGCTAATATGCATTTGTTCACTTGCTTTAGTCATGCTTCCTAAAGAAGCTACTGTATTAAAGAGTTTAAGGTAGTGTAAGTCCATAGCTAATCCTTTCTTTAAAGACTTTAACAGATTGTTAATATATAAATTATTTATATTTAAGTTAAATTATATATATTAGAAAAATAAATTAAAGGTAATATAATAAATCTATACGAAATATATACACAGTAATAAGTAGAGGAGTGAGAGAAATGAATCTATCATTAGTGCAAATTGCGAGTGGTGTTGTGGTAGGGATTATCGTACTAGCTATTTATACGATGAACATTAAGAAAGAACTCAGTGAATAATGAAAGCGGTAATTCTTAAAGGAGGATGTTGTATATGTTTGAAAGTGTTGTTGTGCCTATGGGGATTTATGCATTAGGATTTGTTATTTCATTAGGTATTGCCATTTTGATCAATGGATTGTTAAAAATTACACAATTGGTAAGCGTAGAAGAGGAGAAACACTAAACAAACTAAAGAAAGGTTGACAAAATATGAATATTTTAGATTTGTTTCAGGGGATTGCTACCTTATTGGAACAAGACCCTGCAGTGGCAATCATGAGGATAGTGCTTATTGGTGTGGGATTGCTTATTTTTTATTTAGGCGCCAAAGGAACATTAGAGCCACTGGTTATGGTACCAATGGGATTGGGCATGTCTGCAGTAAATGCAGGAGTTCTTTTTTTATCACCAGGGCAAACAGGAACTATTTTTATGGATCCGATTATGTCAGATACAGATGGTTTGATGCAAATCTTGCAAATTGATTTCTTACAACCTATTTATACTTTTATGTTTAGTAATGGGCTAATTGCATGTTTAGTTTTTATGGGAATAGGCGTTATCACAGATGTAGGCTTCTTACTTGCTAATCCTTTTACAAGCATGTTTATTGCCATGTGTGCAGAGTTAGGTACAGTAGCTACTTTTCCTATTGCTAAATGTTTTGGGCTTACCAATGGAGAAGCAGCTGCTATTGCTATGGTAGGTGGAGCAGATGGTCCCATGGTCTTATATACTTCCCTAACTTTGGCTAAAGATTTATTTGTACCCATTACTATAGTGGCTTATCTTTACTTAAGCCTTACATATGGAGGTTATCCGTACTTAGTACGACTACTTATTCCTAAAGAATTAAGGGGAATTGCTATTCAGCCACCTAAGGTGCCGAAGAAAACCATTACCAAGAAGCAAAAACTTACATTTGCTATTGTAACAAATACTGTTTTATGTTTACTCTTTCCAGTAGCAGCACCTTTATTTTTAAGCTTTTTCTTAGGAGTTGTTATTAGAGAAGTAGGGCTCGATAAATATGTGAAATTAATTGAAAATGGCTTTTTATATGGCGGAACATTTTTCCTAGGTTTACTTCTAGGCGTATTGTGTGAAGCAAGTACACTTCTTAATCCTAAAGTACTTATTTTACTTGTTTTGGGAATGGTTGCCTTATTACTTTCTGCTATTGGAGGAATTATTGGAGGCTATATTGTGTATTGGATCAGTAAGAAGAACTTTAACCCTACTATAGGAATAGCGGGTGTTTCATGTGTACCTTCAACCGCCAAAATAGCTCAGAAAGAAGTAAGTAAAGTAAATAAGTATAGTTTCATTATCCAGTATGCTATGGGTGCTAATATTTGTGGTGTTATTACAACTGCTATTTTAACAGGTATATATGTTACTATTATTCCTTTGTTAAAATAAGAAAAAATATTTTGCTATTCTTAACAGTTTCTTTATGATGTTTAGAGGTATGATTTAGGTAGAAGATGTATTCATTTGAGATCATAAAGGGAATTGAGGGGGATAAAATGTTAGGTATTATGGCTTTTATAGGATTTTCAGTTGCATTTACGTTGCTATTATGGTTTTCGAGTGCTTTAATAGATTGGATTGGAGAAGGCTTATCTAAAAGTAAAGAGTAGAAATGAAAGAGAGCTTACATTATTTTAAGTAAAAATAGACAGTCAAATGAGCTATTGCAAATACTTTGTTTTGCAATAGCTCATTTTTGCTTTTTCTTAGTGAATTTTAATTTTATTATAATCTTGTACTTATCATATCTAAAAATAAACTATGCTATGATGAATTTATCTAGATAAAAAAGAAGGGTGAAGATGATGGGCATTTTATTTTGGTTGATAGCACTACCATTTATTTTGATTGGGGGAATATTAGGATTCGTATTTAAATTAACAGGAAAACTTCTCACTATTAGTTTAGGGAGTATCATTCTTATATTAGGTATTATTTTATGTTTAACGTTGATAGCATTACCAATAGGTATAGTGTTTTGTTTATTAGGAGCAGGTATGGTTTTTAAGGGTATATTTTAACTACTACTTGTCAAGCATATCAATTTATATTACTCTTAGGAAGTAAATGATGCATCAAGTAGAAGGAGAATGAAGATGAAAGCATTATACAATCACATTGAATCGTGTATTAAAGCGTCTGGTTACATGGGACCAATAAGTGGAGAAGAAGTCTATGAAGATATTTGTGAAGAAATAGAAGATAAAGAAGATGGAAGTTATATTTTTATGTGTAAAAAAGAAGACCAAATTTTCTTTGAATATAAGATTGATGTGATGGAGGATGAGTTTAATCTAGGTTACCTGATTATTCATACACCTAAACAAAAATATGAAATTCAATTTGATTAATCAAGAGAGCATAGTGTATTAATGAAGAAAGAAAATCAACAAATAAGCTATGTGATTGATAAAGCATGTATAGCTTGTGGTGCATGTAAGGTGGTTTGTCCAAAACACTGTATTAGTAAAGGATTGCCTCATGTTATTAATCAGGAGCAATGTATACGATGTGGCAAATGTGTAACAAGGTGTTGGAGAAATCTTATTAAACGACAATCGCTAAAGTAAAAGCAGATGATTAATAGAACAACAAAAAAGCTGATTCTACAGAGAAATTAAGGATGTAGAATCAGCTTTTTATAGTGGATTGTATTTTTAATGAATAGGTTCTAGTATGGCTACCTTTTCTAATTGGTTAAGTAAAGCAGTAACGCCTTTATACCAATTTGGGTCTTCAGCATAATTTTGATTAAGCCACATAATCGGATCAGCATCCTCAGGACAGCCCTTACTTAAATTAATGATGGTGCGAGCTGCGATACGGGAAGAGTCTTCGATAGAGGTATTGTAAGTTTTCCAACTCCCATAGACATTAAAAGGATTACTAGCTATTTCTAAAGCATTAGTATGATGCTTAGGAACGAAGCCTTGTTCTTGACCTGTAATAGCAAAGAGTAAAAGTGGATTAATATTAAAGTCCTTAGCAGTAGCAATAATCTGGTTGAAATAAGGTTCTTCAGATAATAGGGAATTACGTTCTTTTAACCAATCTTGCAGCGCACTTTTATTTACCTCTTTATACTGAAGGTGTTTTTGTAAATGATTAGATTTTTCGATTAAGGTAATGGAAATAGGTAACTCGGTTGTTTCTAGAGAAAATGCTTCAAGAGTAGCCAGTGGTAAAGAAACAGTTTTGCTTTTGGTATGAGTATAACTCGTAATGCTTATAAGGCTTATAATGCCTATAAAAAGCCCTAGTAGGATATAATAAAGCCACTCATTAGTTATAAAGTTAAGTTTAGTAGACATGGGGAAATCAGGTATGAGTGGTAAAGCAGCTTGTTCTAAGGCTAGAGGTATAGCAGCTGAAGGATTGATAAGATGGCTTAAGGAAGACACATCCTTAGGTGTAAGCTGTTTAGGTTGATGTGTATTAAGCCAATTCGTAAAAGCAGTTAGTGTTTCTCCTTCAGTAAGTTTTAAGTCAATGCAAGTTTTGCAGACATCATACGCATTAATAGCAAACTCTTCTTTTTGTACAGCTTCATTAAGTAAAGACATTTTAATATTCTTTTGCTGTTCTACGCTAAAAGGAAAAAGAATATGGTCAATGACTTGATGCACATTTTTAGCAAAAATAATAGCACGTTCCTCAGTCGAGTACATAGGATATTTCGCTTTAATTGTTGATTGAAGTTGATGGATTTGATAAGAGGATAAAATTTGATTCTTTTTCAAATCATCTAAAATAGCTTGCATATATTCACCTTTATCTTTTGAAATAATAAATAACTAAATAGATTACATTCAAACACGATGTTAATATAGCTCAGATACTTAAATAATATTCTAGCATAAATTAGTAAAAAATTAAACTTCTTAAAAAAAGATAGATAAAGACCTTGAAAATCCTAAATGTCTTAAAAATATTGATAACTACCAAAAAATAAATTATAATAATAAATAAGAAGTGATTATATAGAAAAAGAGGTAGCGTTATGAAAATTGCATTAATTAATGAAAATAGTCAAGCCACGAAAAATAGTTTAATCTGTGAGACACTTAGAAAAGTAGTGGAACCAATGGGACATAAAGTATTTAACTATGGTATGTATTCAGCAGAGGATGTACACCAACTTACATATGTACAAGCTGGTCTATTAACAGCTATTTTAATTAACTCAAAAGCAGCAGACTTTGTTGTAACAGGTTGTGGAACAGGTTCAGGTGCAATGCTTGCTGCTAACTCTTTCCCAAATGTTTTATGTGGCCTTATCGTAGATCCATCAGATGCCTATATGTTTGGGCAAATCAATGATGGTAATGCCATTGCCATGCCTTATGCAAAAGGATTTGGTTGGGGAGCAGAACTTAATCTTCAATACATATTTGAAAAATTATTTGAAGGAGAGCGTGGACTTGGTTATCCAAGAGAGCGTGCTGTACCAGAACAACGTAATAAAAGAATTTTAGATGATGTAAAAAAAGTAACTCATGTAGATATGCTAACTATTCTTCATAATATTGATCAAGAGTTCTTAAAACAAACAATAAGCGGAGAAAGATTCCAAGAATATTTCTTTGCAAATTGTCAAGATGAAGCTATTGCAACTTATTTAAAAGCGATTTTAGCTTAATAGTTAAAAAGCCATTTGGTAAGTATAAAAACCTATCAAATGGCTTTTTGTTATAGGTCTATTTTGTGAGGGTTTTCACAAGGTGGCATAAATGAACATCCACTAGAATATGTATAAAAGTGTGCCAGTAGAAAAACTGGTTAGATAGTATACATAAGGTGGGAACAATATGGGGATTTGGTATAAAGGAAATTTGAATCAAGCTGTTAATAGACGCGAATTAGAAGGTCATATTTACTATATTAGAGGAACTATTAAAGTGGAAGAGCAGTGCTATGAGCGTTATGGTATTCAAACACATTTTATTGAAGAAGGTGAAGACTATCTGACGTTAATTGAAAAATATGTATTACCTCTTTATCAGATAGGTGATATTTTATCAATTAGCGAGAAAGTAATTGCAATGTGCCAAAAAAGAACTGCTAGAAAGGAAAATGTGAAATTAAGTTTTTGGGCTAAATTTTTATCACGTTTTGCTGCAAAAAGTAAGAATGGCGTAGGGATGAGCGAACCTTATAAATTGCAACTTGCTATACAATTAAAGGGGCTACCTTTGGTTTTATGGGCAAGTATTTGTAGTGCTATTGGCAAGATTTTTAAAAGACGAGGCATATTCTATCAAATCCTAGGAAAAGAAGTAGCGGGAATCGATGGTTTTTATGAGCATTCTACCTTTGAAAGGTATCACCATTTAGCAGTACTTAGCCCTAAAAATCCTAATGGTGTATGTGAAATGATTTACGAACGCTTTAGCTTAAGTACATTAATAGCTGATGCTAACGATATAGCCATTGAGATATTGGGTGTTTCTCCTGATTTAAAGGGAAAAGAAGAGTGGATAAAAGGTCTACTACAAGATAATCCGGCTGGTCAGGATGATGAGTGTACACCTTTTGTATTAATTAGGCTGATCAAAGAAACAGAAGCAGAGCCCTATATACCTATAACACCCATTGCTTGTCCCCATTAATGACTTTTAAAAAACAATACCATTGGAAGTTAAATGAAAAAATGCTAGGAGCTAAAATAAAGTTAGCACCTAGCATTTTTTGCTTATTCCACAGGTTTTAAATGTGTTTCTCTTAAAATAACTTGAGGATTACGTTCTTGAATTTGGCGAATAGACCATTCGAATTCACAAAGTAAAACTGGTTCCCCTTCAGGTGTTTCTACTAGAGTAGAGTCCATAGAGCCCTTAAAGGTATCATAATTAAAGTCATTTGCTTCAATCCAACGGATAAAGCGATAAGGTAAACGTGTCATACGAATCTCTACACCATATTCATTTTTAAGACGATATTCTAATACTTCAAATTGAAGAACCCCTACAACTCCTACAATAACTTCTTCTGTTCCAGTTAAGTGAGGTCTAAAGACCTGAATAGAACCTTCTTCAGCTAGTTGTAGTATTCCTTTTAAGAATTGCTTTCTCTTAAGGGCATTCACAGTAGAAATGCGCATAAAGTGTTCTGGAGCAAATTGAGGAATGCCTTCAAAGTAAAGTTTAATATTATCACTGCATAA
Coding sequences:
- a CDS encoding aldehyde dehydrogenase family protein, translated to MKMIIDGKQVDASNRATLNVINPANGKLVSTIPAATENDVELAVACAAKGQKIWASYPLYKRGTILSKFINLTQEPEMKYSLASLLSQETGKPITEAIAEIGNIPSLFGGFIEKAKHLYDTTIPAGIEPGTEHTLQIITREPVGTVACIIPFNFPVDLFGQKIAPALIAGNAAIVKPSTHNPLTLMKLCELLVAAGVPDGAIQVLTGDPADVPRWLVKNPGIHLISLTGSTKVGIETAGTAAKNLTPVALELGGNDAFILLEDGNVDLAVEETIFGRTYNTGQVCCASKRFLIHESRKQEYTDKLIARLKTLKVGDPADPETNVGCLISEEAAKNVETQVNLTIYEGASLLYGGERSGAFYPPTVLTNVTANMEVAKDLEIFGPVIPIIGFNTPEEAIAIANQSSFGLSSNVFTQDMQLALKVASQLQAGGVVINGCSFFRSCEMPFGGYKMSGIGNEGIACTLEEMTQIKTIVLKNIL
- a CDS encoding FIST signal transduction protein yields the protein MLKSKVGYSTNSNAYTSSKEALLMASEGLTNPKLVFMYSSVVYDQQELLKATSDLLPDVPIIGCTSFTGVLTPDGYISGDDGFIGMMALADDALSVGIAGLPKTGDARLIGREVAKKALKHANRSDAPKYFYMVASPGEEESYLKGIQDIIGRVPFFGGSAADNSISGEWSLFTHEGAFADGVAVAFFYTDKAFANEFTGAYKESNHVGVITKVDGKRGLIEIDGKPAVKVYADWTGTEADSLLGANLLAATITAPLGVKDRLGDLVAIRHPMSGNPDYSMSIGNNVAENTAVIMMEATVDDLIDSPYTTLEKLKSKLDKEIGAYHIVHCGGRRAGIGDRIDEVAENLKKAAGDVPFLGVFTFGEYGFEDDGNNTCGGLMLSFSAFEK
- a CDS encoding cation:proton antiporter, whose amino-acid sequence is MLTSLALIFLMGLLLGSIFNKLKLPNLLGMIITGMILGPYAIGALDASILRISPDLRQLALVIILTRAGLSLELEDLKKVGRPAVLMCFIPACFEIMGVILLAPQLLGISILEAAIMGTVIAAVSPAVIVPRMLHLMEEGYGVKKSVPQLILAGASVDDVFVIVLFTAFTALASGGEVSIGSFVQIPIAIVVGIAIGIGVGILLVIFFKKWHLRDSMKILIILSISFLLIEMEHRLVDIVPMSGLLAIMTLGIILNRQYGALAKRLAIKYNKLWVAAEVILFVLVGATVDLNYAIKAGIVAVMVVLGALIIRMLGVFISLLGTTLTANEKLFCMLAYTPKATVQAAIGGIPLTMGLPCGELVLTVAVLAILITAPFGAIGVDNTYRKLLEKL
- a CDS encoding LysR family transcriptional regulator, yielding MDLHYLKLFNTVASLGSMTKASEQMHISQPALSIQIKKLEDGLGLKLFNKIGTRLILNENGEILFNYTKQIFQLVQEASNQLTDRKLTISGQITIGGSNTAGSYLLPRIIGSFKQLYPQVNIELHIGNTYEIANLIYNDVLDFAINGGDVAYTTQTQVIPLKEDPLVLVASPNSAYVRPHELLPEDLEAITFIVHHNNSQLYLAYKKAINQLQLEENIAMTLGSIDAIKQAVAADLGLAFIPYSAVAIELERGLLTQLKVKDMQWVYPYNLIYNKSKFISPATLKLMEMVREQLGP
- a CDS encoding sodium ion-translocating decarboxylase subunit beta; translated protein: MNILDLFQGIATLLEQDPAVAIMRIVLIGVGLLIFYLGAKGTLEPLVMVPMGLGMSAVNAGVLFLSPGQTGTIFMDPIMSDTDGLMQILQIDFLQPIYTFMFSNGLIACLVFMGIGVITDVGFLLANPFTSMFIAMCAELGTVATFPIAKCFGLTNGEAAAIAMVGGADGPMVLYTSLTLAKDLFVPITIVAYLYLSLTYGGYPYLVRLLIPKELRGIAIQPPKVPKKTITKKQKLTFAIVTNTVLCLLFPVAAPLFLSFFLGVVIREVGLDKYVKLIENGFLYGGTFFLGLLLGVLCEASTLLNPKVLILLVLGMVALLLSAIGGIIGGYIVYWISKKNFNPTIGIAGVSCVPSTAKIAQKEVSKVNKYSFIIQYAMGANICGVITTAILTGIYVTIIPLLK
- a CDS encoding DUF362 domain-containing protein → MKKENQQISYVIDKACIACGACKVVCPKHCISKGLPHVINQEQCIRCGKCVTRCWRNLIKRQSLK
- a CDS encoding glucosaminidase domain-containing protein; protein product: MQAILDDLKKNQILSSYQIHQLQSTIKAKYPMYSTEERAIIFAKNVHQVIDHILFPFSVEQQKNIKMSLLNEAVQKEEFAINAYDVCKTCIDLKLTEGETLTAFTNWLNTHQPKQLTPKDVSSLSHLINPSAAIPLALEQAALPLIPDFPMSTKLNFITNEWLYYILLGLFIGIISLISITSYTHTKSKTVSLPLATLEAFSLETTELPISITLIEKSNHLQKHLQYKEVNKSALQDWLKERNSLLSEEPYFNQIIATAKDFNINPLLLFAITGQEQGFVPKHHTNALEIASNPFNVYGSWKTYNTSIEDSSRIAARTIINLSKGCPEDADPIMWLNQNYAEDPNWYKGVTALLNQLEKVAILEPIH
- a CDS encoding RpiB/LacA/LacB family sugar-phosphate isomerase, with amino-acid sequence MKIALINENSQATKNSLICETLRKVVEPMGHKVFNYGMYSAEDVHQLTYVQAGLLTAILINSKAADFVVTGCGTGSGAMLAANSFPNVLCGLIVDPSDAYMFGQINDGNAIAMPYAKGFGWGAELNLQYIFEKLFEGERGLGYPRERAVPEQRNKRILDDVKKVTHVDMLTILHNIDQEFLKQTISGERFQEYFFANCQDEAIATYLKAILA